One Rhododendron vialii isolate Sample 1 chromosome 2a, ASM3025357v1 genomic region harbors:
- the LOC131312639 gene encoding dihydroceramide fatty acyl 2-hydroxylase FAH1-like — MVAQGFSVDLNKPLVFQVGHLGEDYQEWVHQPIASKEGPRFFESNFWESLTKNKWWYIPLVWLPVVCWSISKSVRMGHNFPQIGLIVCCGIFIWTLMEYTLHRFLFHIKTKSYWGNTLHYLLHGCHHKHPMDGLRLVFPPAATAVLCFPFWNLLKLVSTPSTTPALFGGGLLGYVMYDVTHYYLHHAQPTSEVPRNLKKYHLNHHFRIQNRGFGITSSFWDKVFGTLPQSKAAAKSI; from the exons ATGGTTGCACAAGGCTTCAGCGTGGACTTGAATAAACCCCTTGTCTTCCAG GTTGGCCACCTAGGAGAGGATTATCAGGAGTGGGTTCACCAGCCTATTGCTAGCAAGGAAGGCCCTCGGTTTTTCGAAAGTAACTTTTGGGAG TCTTTGACCAAAAATAAGTGGTGGTATATACCTCTCGTCTGGCTGCCAGTTGTTTGTTGGTCCATCTCCAAGTCTGTTCGGATGGGCCATAACTTTCCTCAAATAGGATTAATAGTGTGTTGTGGTATTTTCATATGGACATTGATGGAATACACATTGCACCGCTTCCTTTTTCACATCAAAACAAAGAGCTATTg GGGAAACACCTTGCATTATCTTCTTCATGGTTGCCATCATAAGCACCCCATGGATGGGCTACGCCTGGTTTTCCCTCCTGCTGCTACAGCTGTTTTATGTTTTCCG TTTTGGAACTTGCTTAAACTAGTCTCTACTCCTTCGACTACTCCTGCTTTGTTTGGAGGTGGTTTACTGGGTTATGTAATGTATGATGTCACCCATTACTACTTGCACCATGCACAGCCGACAAGTGAAGTACCTCGAAATCTGAAG AAATATCACTTGAATCATCATTTCCGTATCCAGAACCGAGGCTTCGGCATCACTTCCTCATTTTGGGACAAGGTGTTTGGAACACTACCTCAATCAAAAGCAGCAGCAAAGagtatataa
- the LOC131312604 gene encoding FACT complex subunit SPT16-like, which produces MAENRNGSNGKASGGASVYSINLSTFGKRLKMLYSHWKEHNDDLWGASEVLAIATPPPSEDLRYLKSSALNVWLVGYEFPDTIMVFMKKQIHFLCSQKKASLLEVVKKSAKEVMDAEVVVHVKTKSDDGTALMETIFKAVRAQSKSDGHDTPVVGYIAREVPEGNLLETWAEKLKNSDFQLSDITNGFSDLFAVKDSDEITNVKKAAYLTSSVMKHFVVPKLEKVIDEEKKISHSSLMDDTEKVILEPAKVKVKLKADNIDICYPPIFQSGGGFDLKPSASSNDENLYYDSTSVIICAIGSRYNSYCSNVARTFLIDANAVQSKAYEVLLKAHDAAIGALKPGNKAAAAYQAAVSVVEKDAPEFVTNLTKSAGTGIGLEFRESGLSLNAKNDRVLKPGMVFNVSLGFQNLQAETKNPKTQNFSVLLSDTVIVNGTSPEVVTSISSKAVKDVAYSFNEDDEEEEEKPKVRSAANGSKASLPSKATLRSVNQEISKEEQRRQHQAELARQKNEETARRLAGGGSGSMDNRGGVRSSGELIAYKSINDLPPPRDLAIQIDQKREAILLPICGSMVPFHVAMIKSVSSQQDTHRSCYIRIIFNVPGTAFNPHDANSLKFQSSIYVKEVSFRSKDPRHISEVVQLIKTLRRQVTSRESEKAERATLVSQEKLQVAGAKFKPIRLSDLWIRPVFGGRGRKLAGTLEAHANGFRYSTSRPDERVDVMFANIKHAFFQPAEREMITLLHFHLQNHIMVGNKKTKDVQFYVEVMDVVQTLGGGKRSAYDPDEVEEEQRERDRKNKINMDFQNFVNRVNDLWGQTQFKSLDLEFDQPFRDLGFHGVPHKASAFIVPTSSCLVELIETPFVVITLNEIEIVNLERVGLGQKNFDMTIVFKDFKRDVFRIDSIPSTSLDGIKEWLDTTDLKYYESRLNLNWRPILKTITDDPEKFIEDGGWEFLNMEASDSDSDNSQESDHGYEPSDAQSDSGSEEEDNDSASLVESEDEDEEESEEVSEEDEGKTWEELEREASKADREKGDESDSENERKRRQIKTFGKARVPDKRIPSGSLPKRPKFR; this is translated from the coding sequence ATGGCTGAAAACCGAAATGGTTCCAATGGCAAGGCCTCCGGAGGAGCCAGTGTCTACAGTATCAATCTGAGTACCTTTGGGAAGCGGTTGAAAATGCTTTATTCCCACTGGAAGGAACACAATGATGATCTATGGGGTGCTTCTGAAGTTCTTGCAATTGCAACGCCTCCACCATCCGAAGACTTGCGGTATTTGAAATCATCAGCTCTGAATGTATGGTTGGTTGGTTACGAGTTCCCTGATACAATTATGGTTTTCATGAAGAAGCAGATCCATTTCTTGTGTAGCCAGAAGAAGGCCTCTTTACTTGAAGTTGTGAAGAAGTCTGCTAAGGAGGTTATGGATGCAGAAGTTGTGGTGCATGTGAAGACCAAAAGCGACGATGGAACTGCATTAATGGAAACCATATTCAAAGCCGTGCGTGCTCAGTCAAAGTCGGATGGTCATGATACTCCTGTGGTTGGATATATTGCACGAGAGGTCCCCGAAGGGAACCTGTTGGAGACATGGGctgaaaaattaaagaattcAGATTTTCAACTCAGCGACATTACCAATGGGTTTTCGGACCTATTTGCAGTGAAGGATAGTGATGAGATAACTAACGTGAAGAAAGCTGCATACTTAACTTCGTCAGTGATGAAGCACTTTGTGGTGCCGAAGCTTGAAAAAGTCATCGATGAGGAGAAGAAGATCTCCCATTCTTCCCTTATGGATGACACAGAAAAGGTCATACTTGAACCTGCAAAGGTTAAAGTGAAGCTCAAGGCAGACAATATCGATATATGTTACCCTCCAATTTTTCAAAGCGGAGGAGGGTTTGACCTCAAACCAAGTGCATCTAGCAACGATGAGAACCTTTACTATGATTCTACTAGCGTGATCATATGTGCTATTGGGTCCCGTTACAACAGCTACTGCTCCAACGTTGCGCGAACATTCTTAATTGATGCCAATGCTGTCCAAAGCAAGGCGTATGAGGTTCTCCTTAAGGCTCATGATGCAGCTATTGGTGCATTGAAACCAGGGAATAAAGCTGCCGCTGCATACCAAGCCGCCGTATCAGTAGTTGAGAAGGATGCTCCCGAATTTGTAACAAACTTGACGAAATCTGCTGGGACTGGGATTGGCCTTGAGTTCCGCGAGTCAGGGCTTAGTCTTAATGCAAAGAATGATAGGGTGCTTAAACCAGGCATGGTTTTCAATGTATCCCTTGGTTTTCAGAATTTGCAGGCTGAAACCAAGAACCCAAAGACCCAAAATTTCTCTGTTCTGCTCTCCGACACGGTTATTGTCAATGGCACTAGTCCCGAAGTGGTGACTTCTATAAGTTCTAAAGCCGTGAAGGACGTGGCATACTCATTTAACGAGgatgacgaagaagaagaagaaaagccgAAAGTGAGATCTGCAGCTAATGGTTCCAAGGCATCATTGCCATCAAAGGCAACCTTAAGGTCAGTCAACCAGGAGATATCAAAGGAGGAGCAGCGGAGGCAACATCAGGCAGAACTTGCACGTCAGAAGAATGAAGAAACTGCTAGGAGGCTTGCCGGCGGGGGTTCTGGGTCAATGGATAATCGCGGTGGTGTGAGATCATCCGGAGAGTTGATTGCGTACAAAAGCATTAATGATCTACCCCCTCCTAGAGATTTGGCGATTCAAATTGATCAGAAAAGGGAAGCTATATTGTTACCAATTTGTGGAAGCATGGTCCCTTTCCACGTTGCGATGATAAAAAGTGTGTCTAGTCAGCAGGATACCCATAGAAGTTGCTATATTCGAATTATTTTTAATGTACCGGGGACTGCTTTCAATCCGCATGATGCAAACTCCTTGAAATTCCAAAGTTCTATTTACGTTAAGGAAGTGTCGTTCCGATCCAAGGACCCAAGGCACATAAGTGAAGTGGTACAGCTGATAAAAACCCTTCGCCGGCAGGTTACATCAAGGGAGTCTGAGAAAGCTGAGAGAGCAACATTAGTTAGTCAGGAGAAACTTCAAGTTGCTGGGGCCAAATTTAAGCCAATACGGTTGTCTGATCTATGGATCCGTCCTGTGTTTGGTGGTCGCGGAAGGAAGCTCGCTGGCACACTGGAAGCCCACGCTAATGGTTTTAGGTATTCAACTTCTAGGCCTGATGAACGCGTCGATGTCATGTTTGCCAACATAAAACATGCATTTTTCCAACCGGCAGAGAGGGAGATGATTACTCTGCTTCACTTTCATCTCCAAAACCACATAATGGtgggaaacaagaaaacaaaggaTGTCCAATTCTATGTTGAGGTGATGGATGTGGTTCAAACACTTGGGGGTGGAAAAAGATCCGCGTATGACCCCGATGAGGTCGAggaagaacagagagagagggacaggaagaacaaaatcaacatGGACTTCCAAAACTTTGTGAATCGAGTGAACGACCTGTGGGGCCAAACCCAATTCAAATCACTTGACTTGGAGTTTGACCAGCCCTTTAGAGACCTCGGATTCCATGGTGTGCCCCACAAAGCTTCGGCTTTTATTGTCCCAACTTCAAGCTGTCTGGTTGAGCTGATAGAGACGCCATTTGTGGTAATCACTCTGAATGAGATTGAGATAGTTAATCTGGAGAGAGTAGGTCTGGGGCAGAAGAATTTCGACATGACCATTGTTTTCAAGGACTTCAAGCGAGATGTTTTTCGGATTGACTCTATCCCTTCTACCTCTTTAGATGGCATCAAGGAGTGGCTTGACACAACAGACCTCAAATATTATGAAAGCAGGCTAAATCTAAACTGGCGACCCATATTGAAAACTATCACTGACGACCCAGAGAAGTTCATTGAGGATGGTGGGTGGGAATTCTTGAACATGGAGGCTAGTGATTCAGATTCTGACAACTCGCAAGAGTCAGACCATGGATATGAGCCTTCTGATGCACAGTCTGACTCAGGTTCAGAGGAAGAGGACAACGACAGCGCGTCATTGGTGGAGTCTGAGGATGAGGATGAAGAGGAGTCTGAAGAAGTTTCAGAGGAGGATGAAGGGAAAACATGGGAAGAGTTGGAAAGGGAAGCGAGTAAGGCAGACAGAGAGAAAGGGGATGAATCAGACAGCGAGAATGAGAGAAAGCGAAGGCAGATTAAGACTTTTGGAAAGGCTAGGGTGCCCGATAAAAGAATTCCCAGTGGTAGCCTTCCTAAGAGGCCCAAATTCAGGTGA